In Lagenorhynchus albirostris chromosome 14, mLagAlb1.1, whole genome shotgun sequence, one DNA window encodes the following:
- the LOC132532197 gene encoding large ribosomal subunit protein eL31-like, with the protein MSPAKKGGEKKGRSTINEVVTKEYAINIHKDIQGVGFKKCAPRALKIIWKFAMKQMGTPDLHIDTRLKKAVWAKGIRNVPYHICVQLSRKCNEDEDSPHKLYMLVTYVPVPTFKNLQIVWMRINC; encoded by the coding sequence ATGTCTCCCGCAAAGAAGGGTGGCGAGAAGAAGGGTCGGTCCACCATCAATGAGGTGGTGACCAAAGAATATGCTATCAACATTCACAAGGACATCCAAGGAGTGGGTTTCAAGAAGTGTGCCCCTCGGGCACTCAAAATAATCTGGAAATTTGCCATGAAGCAGATGGGAACTCCAGATTTACACATTGACACCAGGCTCAAGAAAGCTGTCTGGGCCAAAGGAATAAGGAATGTCCCATACCATATCTGTGTGCAGTTGTCCAGAAAGTGTAATGAAGATGAAGATTCACCACACAAGCTCTATATGTTGGTTACCTATGTACCTGTCCCTACTTTCAAAAATCTACAGATAGTGTGGATGAGAATTAACTGCTGA